The genomic window TTTAGCTCATAGACAAGCGATCTTAGATAGCTCTAGCTGCGGGATTATCTTTATTGATTCTGAAGGAAAAATACAGAATTTAAATAAAGCTTCGGAAAAGATGCTCAATTTAGCAGAGTATAAAGCTTGTGGAAAGCCTATCCATCGCTTTATTTCAGAAGCAGAACTTCTTTTAAGAGCTAAAAGCTTATCTAAACAGGTGAATCGCGAAGTTCAAGCTAATTTTGATACGCTTTCAATCCTTGCTAAGAAAGGCATTACTGATGAAAAGGAGTGGACTTTAGTTAGAGAGGACAAAACAAGCTTGCCGGTTCAACTATCACTAACTTCTATCCAAGATTCTTTTGGAAATGTGTTAGGTTACGTGGGAGTCGCTTTTGATATTACGGAAAGAAAAAAAATTGAACGGCTTAAAAATGAATTTATTTCAACTGTTAGTCATGAATTAAGAACCCCTTTAACTTCTATAAAAGGTTCTTTAAGCCTAATTTCAAGTGGAAAAGTTGCTGTTTTGCCTGACAAAGTCCAAAAGCTGATTGAAATAGCGGAAGCTAACTGTGATAGGCTTGTAAAGCTTGTTTGCGATATCTTAGATATTGAAAAAATGGAATCGGGCCATTTGGCCTTTAATTTTAAAAATATAGATTTGCTTTCAGTGATAGATAGTTCTATTGAAGCCAATAGAAGTTTTGCCGCTAAATATCATGTTACGCTTTCAGTTGATGCCCCGAAAAAAGTCGAGTTTATCGTTAAAGGGGATGAAGATAGCCTGATTCGTGTCATGAATAATCTTATCACTAACGCGGTCAAATATTCTCCAGTCAATGGCCAAGTAAAGTTATCTGTTTTTGCAGAAGAAGATAAAGTCTTGGTTCATATTCAGGATAACGGCCCGGGCATTCCTTCTGAATTCCACGGAAGGATATTTCAAAAATTTTCCCAAGCGGATTCCACAAACGCAAGAAAAAAAGAAGGGTCAGGGCTTGGACTTAATATTTCAAAAAAAATAATAGAAAGCCATTCAGGATCGATCTCGTTTAAGACAGGTTCTAAAGGCACTACCTTTATTATCGAATTGCCCTTGGAGGCAAAAATTGATTTATGAGGAAAAATGAATAAAAAACTAAAGAGAGTCTTATCAGTTGATGATGACGAAGATATCCGAACGATCATTTCCATGGCTTTAGAAATCGGCGGGTATGAAGTTCGTACTTGTTCGTCAGGTGAACAAGCCGTTGATTCTTCAATAGCCTTTAAACCCGATTTAATTTTGCTTGACGTTATGATGCCGGGCCTTGATGGTCCGGAAACACTAAAAAAATTGCTTTCAACTCCTGAAACTTCTAAAATCCCGATTGTTTTCATGACGGCTAAATCTCAATCTTTTGAAATCGTAGAGCTCAAACAAATGGGAGCTTTTGATGCGATTACAAAGCCGTTTGACCCGATGACCTTGCCTAAATTAATCAATGATATTTGGGAAAGGTATACTAAAACCTAAAGAATTTGGATAAAAATGAGTAGCGAAAGCCAATTGAAGGGGTTCGAAAGACAAAAGAGAAATAAACAAACGGCGAATTATTGGTCTTGGGTCGCAAAACGAAAAGAACTTGGATACTGGGATATCCCCGGTTGGAAGAAGCATCAAAATTTACTCGCTTCAAGAAATCCTGATCAAGACTGGCTAGACGTTTGCTTTAGCAAAATTTCAAAATCCCCCCCAAAAACTGCCCTATCTTTAGGCTCAGGCAGCGGTTCTTTAGAGAGAATTCTCCTGGAAAGAGGGTATGTTCAAGAAGTTTACGGCTGTGATATTAGCCCTGATTTGGTGCAAATTTCCCAAGACGAAGCAAAAAAATTGAATTTAAAGGCCCAATATTTTGTCGCCGATTTAAATGATCCTGTCTTTAATTGTCCAAAAGTTGATCTTGTGATAGCTGCCGGCATTCTACATCATGTTGAAGAATTGGAACGTCTTTTTCTTGAGATTAAAAAAATATTAAAGGAGGGAGGACATTTTATAGTTTATGATTATGTGGGCCCTTCACGGTTTCAGTGGAGAGAGAATCAGATAAAGCGATGCAATGAATGGATAGAAAAGCTTCCTAAGAATTATTTAAAGAAGAAAGGGTATCCGTGGTATTACACCGTATCGAAAATAATTTTTAATTCCATCCCCTTTTCCCATTCCGAAAAGCTTCCCCCCTTTCTTTCAAAATGGTTTGGAGAAAGGGTCGGGGCGCAAGTCAAAAGACTTCAACAAGCAAGCCTTACTTTAAATAAAGTCGTTCCTCCTCCGGTAGAGCAGTTTTTAGTGACAGATCCCTCAGAAGCGATCCGATCTGAAGATATTTTAAAGTTGGCGTCGCAGGTTTTTAAAATAGAGGAGCTTATTCCACAAGGGGGGACATTGGCGCAGCCTTTATTTGGCAGAATTGTGGCCAATTTTTTAAAGGGGGAGGAAGGAAAGGTTTGGGCTTCGAAAATCCTAGATGACGAGCGTTTAGAAATAGAGAAGGGGAATCTGGAAAGTGATTTAGTTGCTTTTATAGCAAAAATTGATTAAAATAATTAATAAACTCTTTCACAAGATTCCTCTCTTTATGTTTATCAAACCGGTTCTTTATAGTATTACAGCCTGCTTGTTTTGGGGCTTGATTTTTATCGTTCCTTTGCCGCTTTCAAATTTTTCTCCCTTTGATATTGTCCTTGGAAGGTATTTTTGTTTTGGCGTTCTCTCAGTTTGTTTTTTTTGCGCGCATTTTCTCCAAAACAAGAAAAAAAATCATTTCCGATACTGGAAGGAAGCCATCCTTTCAGCTTTGGTCATGAATATTTTCTATTTTACATTTTTAAACTTGGGACTTCGTTATTCCTCACCCTCTTTTATCGCCCTTCTTGTCGGTTCAGCGCCCATTGTGATTTCATTTTTAATGTATTTAAAGAACAAAGAAGGGAAAAGCGAAACGCTTCTCTTAACAGCAGGAGCTGTTTTTTTAGGACTAATTATTGTAAATGCGGAAGGGTTCTATAACGAGTGGGAGAACCTTTCTCTTTTTGACTTTTCACTCGGCATTCTTTTTGGAACGCTAGCCTTGGGCACATGGTCTTGGTATGTTATTTTTAACACAGAATTTCTAAAGAAAAACCAAGATATCACGGCTAGCGAGTGGACCCATAATATTGGAATAATGACCTTCCTGATCACCCTCGTGATAGGCTCTTTCAGGATGTTCTTTCTTAGCGAGGAAGATAAGATTTTATTTTCAAATGAGGGGATTTCATTTTTCATAGGAGTTTTTACATTAGGTTTTTTTTGCTCGACAGTCGCTTTTACTTTATGGAATGTAGCAAGCAAAAAGCTTTCGGCTTCTTTATCCGGCCAAATTGCCATATTAGAAACCGTTTTTGGACTATTATTTATCTACATTTACTATAATAAGTTACCAACGGTTTTCGAGGTGATAGGAATTCTTCTCATCATAGGAGCAGTTTATAAGGCTCTTCAAACAGGTGAAGGCAAGAAAGAACCGGTTCTTTAACCGGTTCTTTTTTTGTCTTAACCTATCTTTATGGCCTCTTTTTTTAGAGAACTTAGATATTCTCCGATTAAGAACCCGATGGAGGAAGAAAAAAGACAGGCAATCTCTTTAGGCAGAAATGGGATGGCAATTATTTTACAAAAAACAAAGGCTAACGCGCCAAAAAGTATTGCAAGAGCGGCTGACAACTTATTACCTCTCGGCTTAAATAAAGCCATAAGAATTGGGATAAACAAGCAATACACAGATAATTCATAGCTTTGGATTAAAAGATCTACAATATTATCAAAGTAAAATGAAATGAAAAGCCCAAGGCTTGCAAGCAAAGCGGTCGTTATTTTTGAAAACTTTAGGTTTTCAAATTTTTTCGCAAAAATTTCAAAGTCTTGAGAGAGATTTGATGTGATGGCATTTATTAGGGAATCGGCGGTTGAAATAATAGCTGCCAGGATAGCAGCCCCTGCTAGGGCTGTAATCCAAGGGTTTGTTGTAAGCTGAATCATTTCTACAAGAATACTGCCATTCTCTTTTGGAGCGACCCCAATTTCCCTTGCTAAAGTTCCAAAGTAAATCGGAATCAAGCTAATCAAAAAGGTTGAAAGAGCTGCAAATAAACTTGCTTTACGAATTACTTTTGGCGAAGCAGCCGCAAAACATCTTTGCGCCATATCTTGTTCAATCAGCATGAAAAGAAGCGGCATAAAAATCCATCCGAGAAGCTTTGAGGCCCCGGTGAGATTAGCTTCCGGAAGCAGGCCTTCATTTAAAAGGGGGGCGGCTTTTCCGAAAAAAGAGGCGAGAAACGCTATAATAAAGATCACAATAAAAAAAGACGCTTGCACCATATCGGTTGCAACAACTGCTTTAAAACCCCCCATGGCTGTGTAAGAGATTACAATTGCCCAAAAGAGAATAAAAAGAAGATTGCTCTCGACACCAAGCATCACCATTAATTTTTTTGAAGCGATAAGTTGAGCTACAAAAATCATGAAAAGAGATAGAACGGAAAGAAAAGAGGCAATTTCTTTTAATCGCTTTGATCCATAGGCCGTTTCAAAAATTTGAGCGACCGTTGTGACAGGAAAGGAGGCTAATCGCATACCAATAGATGAGCCCAAAAGAAAAAGTCCGAGACTTGCCCCCAAGGGATACAATAGAACAGTCCATCCAAACTGATAGGCTTCCTCTGAGGCGCCTAATACAAGACCGCCGCCGACTTGGGTGGCAATGAAGGTCATGGCTAGCGGAAAAAAACGTAAGGCCCTCCCTGCTAAAAAATAGTCTTCTTTAGTTGCAAGGGCTTCAAAAGATTTTCGACTCACCCAAAAGCAAACAAATTGAAGCAAAAAAATACAAAATATAAAAATTGAGATATTCATAAATGAACTCATAAAAAAAGGATCAATAAAAAATTAAAATTTAAGTCGTTAGACTTTCACGCTAAATCAAAAAATATAAAAAAGAAGAAATGCTAAGGGATTAGCAAGAATGGGAATGATGGATAGGATGATGAAAAGAAATAGAAATTAATAAAGAGGACGAGTCTAGTTTACAAAGATTCGGACTTTTTCCGTTTATTGGATTCATATAATTCCTTAATTTCTAAAGATAATTAGAGTAGTGATAACAATAACAAAAAAGAATAATAGTTTCAATAAATAATTACAAAGAGGCGGCGTTAAAATTTGTTAGAAACCAAAATTACTTGATACCCGCTATGGAGAACGATCCAGCCTTTTTTCGTTAAAAACTCGATGGCCAGTTTTCCTTTGCCTCCATGGGGCAGATCGCAGTCATCGATCATAATAACTGTTTTATCATGGAGCTTAGAATAAGCTGCAATCAATTCTTTTAAGTGATGGTTTTGTGAAGGGAAGGGGTTATCAAGCTCAAAATCGAAACTATCTAAATATAAAAAATCAATCGGTTTATTAAAGTTTTTTAGAAAAGTTATGGAATCTCCGACTGTAAATTGGATGTTGTCTTTATAGGGAGCGGAAGCTGCCTTTGCATATTGAATGGCAAGAGGGCTAATGTCTACAGAATGTAATAAAGCATTATTTTTAGAGGCCCAGTCTGCAAAAATAATCGTCGACCCACCATCTCCCCAAAAGTTTTGGTCCCCATTTCTTGCAGTGCCAGTTTCTACAAGAGTTTTCGCCTTCAATTCTTTTAAAAGCTGTAAGGCTAATAGAAAAGTGGGGTAGCGCTTATCTTGTTTTTTAAGCCGGCCTACTAAAAAGCTTTCTTCTTCTGAGAAAGAATTCTCAGTGCCTCTTAAAGGAGCCGCTTGATTAATTAAGATTAGACTCAAAAAATAGAAGATAAAAGTTTTTTTCATAAGATACCAAATGTGTCAAAAAAAAATTAAATATATGGTTTGGAGTTTCTCGTCAAACCTTAAAGAAAAATTTTTCTTGAATATAAAACAAGACTTAAGTTACACTGTTTCATATGGATACAAATAAATTTATAAAAACCTTCTTCTCGATATCTTCACAAGACTCTTTGTCTTCTGAAAGCGTTATCCTATCCGCACTTTTTATTCTTGCGCAGTAAGCGCAAAAAAAACCAACCCCAATAAATTACATACATTTTTTATTTTTTTAAGTCAGAGAAGTTAAGACTAAAGTTATCTCTTTTTCATTTGTAAAAGGATTTTAGTTTACCCTCCTCCATTCTTAAAAAAATTATTTTCAGGCCATTTTGGCCAAATTAACCACACACATCATCAAACAAGGAGAAAATGATGTCTTCAGAAAATAATAATGGCTTTTTTAGCCAAGCTTTTACAGGAATTGCCTCATCCCTACCGGCAGTTTATGCAATTATGCCCATGATTACTTTGAAAAATAAAGCGATTGAGCATGTGACCTCAGGTCGCAAAGCTCGGGGCGAGCCTTTCGTTTATGACAGAAATATCCTCTCTTGGTATAGGGGCGTGACGGGCTTTTCAGCAAGCTTTGTACCAACAACGCTTATCCAAATGGTAGCAACAGGCGCATTTTCCGAGTTTTTTAGCCCGGGCGCAGCAGCAGTCTCAGGGGGCATGGCTTCAGCTATTGCCGTAGGCCCTGCAGAATTCGTTTTAATTCAGCAAGGAAAAAGAAAATCCGGGTTTGTTAAAACTGTACAGTACATGGTTCAAAATCATGGCATCCCAGTTTTTTATAAAGGATTTACGCTGACCGCCGGAAGAGAAGGGGTGTTTACTTATTCTTATATGGAATTGGCTCCTAGAATAAAAGCATGGATGAGAGAAAAAGGCGCAACTGAAACACAAAGCAATTTCATCGGCGGTCCAGCAGCCGGAGTTTTTGCGGCAATTGTTAGCCAGCCTCTTGATGTTTTAAAAACAAGAATGCAGCAAGAAATCTGCAGCATGAAAGATGCTAAAGCCAGCTTTAAAACAGTTGAATTATTCACAGGGGTTGGTTGGCGGATGTTGATGGTAAGCACTGCCATAGGCATCATGTCCTATGTTCAAGGCGAAATCAAGAAATTCCAGTAAGGCCTATAAGCCCATACAATTGTATGGGCTTATTATTATAAACTTCTTAAGGTATCGCAAAACTCATCTATCTCATCGACCGTATTATAGTAATGAACCGAAGCTCGAACAAGCGACTTAATATGTCTTGGATCAAAATCAAGCCTTGCATATTCGGCAAAGGAAACGGACACGTTGATTTTTTTATCTCTAAGCCTTTGCTTAATTTCTTCAGGACTTTTGAAATCTGTTGTAAAAGTGACTATGCCGCATTTGACATCTCCAAGATCCCTTACTTCTACCCCTTTTACGCTGTCTAACTTAGCTCTAAATAGCTCTCCAAGGTAGCGCACTCGATGCCAGGTCACGTTAGGATCTAAAGCCATCGCATACTCAATGGCCGCTTTGAGCCCAAGCATATTCCCGCAATTTCTTTCCCAAGTTTCAAAACGTTTAGCATCAGGTTTAAGAGAAAAACTGTCTACGCTTGTCCAGGTGGCTGCTTGCAGGTCTAAGGAAGGGGGGTCAAGTGTTTCTAGAACAGATTCTTTCACGTATAAAAAACCGGTTCCTCTTGGTCCTCTTAGATACTTTCTTCCTGTGGCGCAAAGCG from Criblamydia sequanensis CRIB-18 includes these protein-coding regions:
- a CDS encoding CHASE domain-containing protein, with the protein product MGKYSFKEILILILAVAFGLFFTGLLFTQTRQKVYYSGKEEFARQVEKIKRGIHERFEKYEGVLEGARAFLYSSEKVTPSEWDQYVSSINLKDRYPGFLGLGFALHVPLDEKNQFLKWAEDHIDKEYQIWPESSKNSYLPVVMRSPLTKNKVIGFDLFSDKKRYNAAQRAITTNSPTLTRSIKLVQFDQTGPAFYFMIPVYRKKALNGFQIDQEDVLGIVYAPLKMRELVEGLVGEEASTIDLEIYDGPKMNPKNLLFRSEHKFSHDKRLKASYEESGVIQVPGREWTLHIRSLPNYDKFIEWRFPWVIFSIGTLATLFFVAWVKSLLSTRKKSREIVTKKTEELEKSLAHRQAILDSSSCGIIFIDSEGKIQNLNKASEKMLNLAEYKACGKPIHRFISEAELLLRAKSLSKQVNREVQANFDTLSILAKKGITDEKEWTLVREDKTSLPVQLSLTSIQDSFGNVLGYVGVAFDITERKKIERLKNEFISTVSHELRTPLTSIKGSLSLISSGKVAVLPDKVQKLIEIAEANCDRLVKLVCDILDIEKMESGHLAFNFKNIDLLSVIDSSIEANRSFAAKYHVTLSVDAPKKVEFIVKGDEDSLIRVMNNLITNAVKYSPVNGQVKLSVFAEEDKVLVHIQDNGPGIPSEFHGRIFQKFSQADSTNARKKEGSGLGLNISKKIIESHSGSISFKTGSKGTTFIIELPLEAKIDL
- a CDS encoding response regulator, producing MNKKLKRVLSVDDDEDIRTIISMALEIGGYEVRTCSSGEQAVDSSIAFKPDLILLDVMMPGLDGPETLKKLLSTPETSKIPIVFMTAKSQSFEIVELKQMGAFDAITKPFDPMTLPKLINDIWERYTKT
- a CDS encoding class I SAM-dependent methyltransferase; translation: MSSESQLKGFERQKRNKQTANYWSWVAKRKELGYWDIPGWKKHQNLLASRNPDQDWLDVCFSKISKSPPKTALSLGSGSGSLERILLERGYVQEVYGCDISPDLVQISQDEAKKLNLKAQYFVADLNDPVFNCPKVDLVIAAGILHHVEELERLFLEIKKILKEGGHFIVYDYVGPSRFQWRENQIKRCNEWIEKLPKNYLKKKGYPWYYTVSKIIFNSIPFSHSEKLPPFLSKWFGERVGAQVKRLQQASLTLNKVVPPPVEQFLVTDPSEAIRSEDILKLASQVFKIEELIPQGGTLAQPLFGRIVANFLKGEEGKVWASKILDDERLEIEKGNLESDLVAFIAKID
- a CDS encoding DMT family transporter, whose product is MFIKPVLYSITACLFWGLIFIVPLPLSNFSPFDIVLGRYFCFGVLSVCFFCAHFLQNKKKNHFRYWKEAILSALVMNIFYFTFLNLGLRYSSPSFIALLVGSAPIVISFLMYLKNKEGKSETLLLTAGAVFLGLIIVNAEGFYNEWENLSLFDFSLGILFGTLALGTWSWYVIFNTEFLKKNQDITASEWTHNIGIMTFLITLVIGSFRMFFLSEEDKILFSNEGISFFIGVFTLGFFCSTVAFTLWNVASKKLSASLSGQIAILETVFGLLFIYIYYNKLPTVFEVIGILLIIGAVYKALQTGEGKKEPVL
- a CDS encoding sodium:solute symporter family protein, translating into MNISIFIFCIFLLQFVCFWVSRKSFEALATKEDYFLAGRALRFFPLAMTFIATQVGGGLVLGASEEAYQFGWTVLLYPLGASLGLFLLGSSIGMRLASFPVTTVAQIFETAYGSKRLKEIASFLSVLSLFMIFVAQLIASKKLMVMLGVESNLLFILFWAIVISYTAMGGFKAVVATDMVQASFFIVIFIIAFLASFFGKAAPLLNEGLLPEANLTGASKLLGWIFMPLLFMLIEQDMAQRCFAAASPKVIRKASLFAALSTFLISLIPIYFGTLAREIGVAPKENGSILVEMIQLTTNPWITALAGAAILAAIISTADSLINAITSNLSQDFEIFAKKFENLKFSKITTALLASLGLFISFYFDNIVDLLIQSYELSVYCLFIPILMALFKPRGNKLSAALAILFGALAFVFCKIIAIPFLPKEIACLFSSSIGFLIGEYLSSLKKEAIKIG
- a CDS encoding class I SAM-dependent methyltransferase encodes the protein MKKTFIFYFLSLILINQAAPLRGTENSFSEEESFLVGRLKKQDKRYPTFLLALQLLKELKAKTLVETGTARNGDQNFWGDGGSTIIFADWASKNNALLHSVDISPLAIQYAKAASAPYKDNIQFTVGDSITFLKNFNKPIDFLYLDSFDFELDNPFPSQNHHLKELIAAYSKLHDKTVIMIDDCDLPHGGKGKLAIEFLTKKGWIVLHSGYQVILVSNKF
- a CDS encoding MC/SLC25 family protein, producing MSSENNNGFFSQAFTGIASSLPAVYAIMPMITLKNKAIEHVTSGRKARGEPFVYDRNILSWYRGVTGFSASFVPTTLIQMVATGAFSEFFSPGAAAVSGGMASAIAVGPAEFVLIQQGKRKSGFVKTVQYMVQNHGIPVFYKGFTLTAGREGVFTYSYMELAPRIKAWMREKGATETQSNFIGGPAAGVFAAIVSQPLDVLKTRMQQEICSMKDAKASFKTVELFTGVGWRMLMVSTAIGIMSYVQGEIKKFQ